The following coding sequences lie in one Miscanthus floridulus cultivar M001 chromosome 9, ASM1932011v1, whole genome shotgun sequence genomic window:
- the LOC136483523 gene encoding disease resistance protein RGA5-like isoform X2: MEAAVSSSLGAMGPVLRKLDLLLAPESRLRKRVKDGIGLLKQDLEEVSSALVDLSMLDTPSLRAKCWMEEARELSYHIEDLVDDLMLIRTDAGAKLKSVSSHRVGRVKVALLPAPPRRSTRVAKIAHLRDLLWQASERLERYQLDACCSSPKHMNLITQHRRAPALYGDAANLVGIEASRIKLIEMLTGEAEQQLKVVSIVGPAGVGKTTLAKEIFRELRGQFELQAFVHASRKVDMRRLLGSILSQVQPHHQLPSVAGTVQSLIDSIQEQLRHKRYFIVIDDLWEETAWDIVRGAFPEGNNFSRIVATTENMNVALKCCGYMANNILKMKPLGIQDSGYLFFNRVFGSEQQCPDELKEVSYGIIRKCCGLPLSLIHVAGLLASIDYSELWYHVHDHLCSILNRSHTVEEIQKKILNLSYNSLPHCLKTCLLYFSMYPEGYIMWKVHLVKQWIAESFINAEQGKDREEIAEGYFEELVNRGMIQPMKIDYNDEVLSCTVHHIIFDVINHNSKEEEFIAAIDYSQPITGLSTKAHRLSFRSSSAKYANQPAVIAMSQLRSIGFFGLLKCMPPIVEFKHLRVLILEFWGNHDGHMSLNLSRIHILFQLRYLKITSDIMVELPEQMQGLHYLETLEIDARVSAVPFDIVHLPSLLHLGLRDATKQLDGIGHIKSLSTLWYFDLGYNSEDNIRSLGQLTNLQHLHLTCSAVLSSNHLKRKLILLVSSLGKLGNLKSLTLTPDALTTSFFFDTSSSISCISIFLQRLELLPPICFFSRLPTRFGELHKLRILKIVVKELQGNDINNIAGLPSLVVFSLYVWTALTGTVIFSTMAFPALKYFKFTCGVMCLSFQAGAMPNLQRLKLCFNAHRGEHHGRVLNGIEHLLNLQEVAGRIGVSPDGDESDRRVVKLSFEDTIRKHPRYPRVDSQSVDFIEEEYHPLHMLPQGQQEGSSGQHEIIEKDCAEGTNKDLDSRLANETFKLGELSCTICQALLHECSRCKPCSHKFCKACVSPFKDCPLCGADIEGVEPDAEVQALVHLFIDSHARIKRSHAAGEAEVLGGKNKVIYEDVSMERGAFLVQQAMRAFRAQNIGSAKTRLSMCAEDMREELSSSVDNIDLRSQLGAVLGMLGDCCRVLGDAPSAITYYEESAELLSKLPAKDLEILHTLSVSLNKIGDLHYYEGDLQSARSYYARTLDIRRNAVKEHLAVASQTVVIQDWVRERDVSAGISRNPELMAAKMSVSHAEDIEISLCDGNSEDERWRHKIGSLRRKAIHVLKKRGRRLVDFRFPPAAISIEDNRDVEELRAVASFRDRLAAHDLLPEKHDDFHMMLRFMKARKFEAEKAMQMWSEMLKWRKEFGTDTILEDFVFEELDDVLRYYPQGYHGVDCEGRPVYIERLGKVDPNKLMQITSVDRYIKYHVQEFERAFRERFPACSMAAKRHIDSITTILDVQGVGFKNFSKTARELVHRMQKIDSDYYPETLHQMFVVNAGSGFKWIWNSVKGFLDPKTSSKIHVLGSNYQSRLLEVIDSSELPEFLGGLCTCSDKGGCLGSSKGPWNDPYILKLIHNLEAGCVREIKPISEVDERSSSSFRLEQMKWQGMLSDTSNAESGSDVDDFGPSFVHKVSDYGCLTPVHEERYKMCQYIGPCKRICKACRFWIGKGDVKYMQNKCLLDGT, translated from the exons ATGGAGGCTGCAGTAAGTTCCTCCTTGGGCGCCATGGGCCCTGTTCTCAGGAAGCTCGATCTGCTGCTAGCTCCCGAATCCCGGCTACGGAAGAGGGTGAAGGATGGAATCGGACTCCTCAAGCAAGATCTAGAGGAAGTAAGCTCCGCCCTCGTGGATCTATCGATGCTGGATACTCCCAGCCTCAGGGCCAAGTGCTGGATGGAGGAGGCGCGAGAACTGTCTTACCATATAGAAGACCTTGTCGACGACTTGATGCTGATCCGCACAGACGCCGGTGCCAAGCTAAAATCTGTCAGCAGCCATAGGGTTGGTCGCGTGAAGGTTGCTCTGCTTCCGGCGCCGCCGAGGCGCAGCACAAGGGTCGCCAAGATTGCCCATTTGAGGGATCTACTGTGGCAGGCTAGCGAGCGGCTCGAAAGGTACCAGCTTGACGCTTGTTGCTCCAGCCCGAAGCATATGAATCTGATCACTCAGCACCGCCGGGCTCCGGCGTTGTATGGAGATGCGGCCAATCTTGTCGGAATCGAGGCCTCCAGGATCAAACTGATTGAAATGCTTACTGGGGAAGCTGAGCAGCAGCTGAAAGTGGTTTCCATTGTCGGACCTGCAGGTGTTGGTAAGACCACTCTTGCTAAAGAAATTTTCCGTGAACTTAGAGGCCAATTTGAGTTGCAAGCATTTGTACATGCTTCGCGAAAGGTTGACATGAGAAGGCTTCTTGGGAGCATTCTCTCCCAAGTTCAGCCGCACCACCAACTACCCTCTGTTGCTGGTACAGTGCAGAGCCTCATTGACAGTATTCAGGAACAACTCCGACATAAGAG GTACTTCATTGTAATTGATGATTTATGGGAAGAAACAGCATGGGACATTGTAAGAGGTGCTTTTCCAGAGGGAAATAATTTCAGTAGAATTGTAGCAACTACAGAAAACATGAATGTAGCTCTTAAGTGTTGTGGTTATATGgcaaataatattttgaagatgaAACCTCTTGGCATTCAAGACTCTGGATACTTATTCTTCAATCGAGTTTTTGGCTCTGAACAACAATGTCCTGATGAACTGAAAGAAGTTTCATATGGTATTATAAGAAAATGTTGCGGTCTTCCACTGTCCCTCATCCATGTAGCTGGTCTTTTAGCAAGCATAGACTACTCAGAGCTGTGGTACCATGTACATGATCATTTATGCTCCATTCTTAATAGAAGTCATACAGTTGAAGAGATCcagaaaaaaatattaaaccttaGTTACAATAGTCTTCCTCATTGTTTGAAGACATGCCTGCTGTATTTCAGTATGTACCCAGAGGGTTACATAATGTGGAAGGTTCATCTGGTGAAGCAATGGATAGCTGAAAGTTTTATTAATGCAGAACAAGGAAAAGACAGAGAGGAAATTGCAGAGGGCTATTTTGAGGAACTTGTCAATAGGGGAATGATCCAACCTATGAAAATTGACTACAATGATGAGGTCTTGTCCTGTACAGTGCACCATATTATATTTGATGTTATTAATCACAATTCCAAGGAAGAGGAATTTATTGCTGCAATAGATTACTCTCAACCCATAACAGGTCTTTCTACAAAGGCCCATCGACTGTCCTTCCGATCTAGTAGTGCAAAATAtgcaaaccaaccagcagtaataGCAATGTCACAATTGCGATCAATTGGTTTCTTTGGATTATTAAAGTGTATGCCTCCAATTGTGGAATTTAAGCATCTCCGAGTTCTAATCCTTGAATTTTGGGGCAATCATGATGGGCACATGAGTTTGAACCTCTCAAGAATTCACATATTATTTCAACTGCGATATTTGAAGATTACAAGTGATATCATGGTTGAACTACCAGAACAGATGCAAGGGCTACATTATTTGGAAACACTAGAAATAGATGCAAGAGTATCTGCAGTTCCTTTTGATATTGTCCATCTTCCAAGTCTGTTGCATCTTGGTCTTCGAGATGCAACAAAGCAACTGGATGGGATTGGACACATCAAATCCCTAAGTACACTGTGGTATTTTGACCTCGGATATAACTCTGAAGACAATATACGGAGCTTAGGGCAGTTGACAAACCTTCAGCATCTTCATCTAACCTGTTCTGCAGTTCTGTCCAGTAACCATCTGAAGAGAAAGCTGATACTGCTAGTTTCTTCTCTTGGGAAACTTGGCAATCTTAAATCTCTCACCCTGACTCCTGATGCCTTAACAACATCCTTCTTCTTTGATACCTCGAGCAGTATCTCCTGCATTTCCATCTTTCTTCAGAGACTTGAGTTGTTGCCACCAATTTGCTTCTTTTCCAGATTGCCCACTCGGTTTGGTGAACTGCACAAACTCCGCATTTTGAAAATTGTGGTGAAAGAACTGCAGGGAAATGATATTAATAACATTGCTGGATTACCTTCCCTTGTAGTTTTCTCACTGTATGTGTGGACAGCTCTGACTGGAACCGTCATCTTCAGCACCATGGCATTCCCAGCTCTCAAGTATTTCAAGTTCACATGCGGTGTGATGTGCTTGTCTTTTCAGGCAGGGGCCATGCCCAATCTTCAAAGGCTCAAACTTTGTTTCAATGCCCATAGAGGAGAGCATCATGGCAGAGTGCTCAATGGCATTGAGCACCTGTTAAACCTTCAGGAGGTCGCTGGACGAATTGGGGTCTCCCCAGATGGTGATGAATCTGACAGAAGGGTTGTCAAGTTATCATTTGAGGACACCATTAGAAAGCATCCAAGGTATCCTAGAGTTGACTCACAATCGGTAGATTTCATAGAGGAAGAATATCATCCTTTACATATGTTGCCTCAGGGGCAACAGGAAGGTTCATCAGGTCAACATGAGATTATAGAGAAAGACTGTGCAGAAGGTACAAACAAAGACCTTGATAGCAG ATTGGCAAATGAAACGTTTAAGCTCGGCGAACTCAGCTGCACGATCTGCCAGGCGCTTCTCCACGAATGCAGCAGATGCAAGCCCTGCTCCCATAAGTTCTGCAA GGCTTGTGTATCGCCCTTTAAGGACTGCCCGTTGTGCGGTGCTGATATAGAGGGCGTCGAGCCCGATGCTGAAGTTCAGGCCCTTGTCCATCTCTTCATTGACAGTCATGCCCGAATCAAAAGATCACATGCTGCAGGGGAGGCAGAAGTACTGGGTGGGAAGAACAAGGTGATATATGAGGATGTTTCCATGGAGAGAGGAGCTTTTCTGGTGCAGCAAGCTATGAGG GCTTTCCGTGCTCAGAATATTGGAAGTGCAAAGACAAGGCTCAGTATGTGTGCAGAAGATATGAGGGAGGAGTTGAGTTCTTCAGTAGATAATATAGATCTGCGCTCTCAGCTTGGAGCTGTTCTAGGAATGCTTGGGGATTGCTG TCGGGTGTTGGGAGATGCTCCTTCAGCAATCACTTACTATGAAGAAAGTGCCGAGTTACTCTCAAAATTGCCTGCAAAGGATCTTGAG ATACTCCACACTCTCTCAGTTTCACTTAATAAAATTGGAGACCTTCACTACTATGAAGGGGACTTGCAATCTGCACGAAGTTATTATGCCCGTACATTGGATATTCGCAGAAATGCAGTAAAAGAACACCTAGCAGTTGCCTCCCAG ACAGTGGTGATTCAAGATTGGGTGCGAGAGCGCGACGTCTCAGCTGGGATATCCAGGAATCCAGAATTGATGGCGGCGAAGATGTCTG TGAGCCATGCGGAGGACATTGAGATATCGCTGTGCGACGGCAACTCGGAGGACGAGCGGTGGCGGCACAAGATCGGCTCGCTGCGGCGGAAGGCCATCCACGTGCTCAAGAAGCGAGGGAGGCGTCTTGTCGACTTCCGCTTCCCGCCGGCTGCCATCTCCATCGAGGACAACCGCGACGTCGAGGAGTTGCGCGCCGTCGCCTCGTTCCGGGACCGCCTTGCCGCGCACGACCTCCTCCCCGAGAAGCATGATGACttccacatgatgctaag GTTCATGAAGGCCAGGAAGTTCGAAGCCGAGAAGGCAATGCAGATGTGGTCAGAGATGCTGAAATGGAGGAAGGAGTTCGGAACTGACACGATCCTTGAG GATTTTGTTTTTGAGGAACTGGATGATGTGCTGCGCTACTACCCTCAGGGCTACCATGGTGTTGACTGCGAGGGCCGGCCGGTGTACATCGAGAGGCTAGGGAAGGTGGATCCGAACAAGCTCATGCAGATCACGTCGGTGGATCGCTACATCAAGTACCATGTCCAGGAGTTTGAGAGGGCCTTCAGGGAGAGGTTCCCTGCCTGCTCAATGGCTGCTAAGAGGCACATTGACTCCATCACTACCATCTTGGACGTCCAGGGTGTG GGGTTTAAGAATTTCTCCAAGACTGCAAGAGAACTAGTACACCGGATGCAGAAGATTGATAGTGACTATTATCCTGAG ACACTCCACCAAATGTTTGTCGTGAACGCTGGCAGTGGATTCAAGTGGATCTGGAATAGTGTGAAGGGCTTCCTTGACCCAAAAACTTCATCCAAGATTCAT GTGCTCGGTTCGAACTACCAGAGTAGGCTTCTTGAAGTAATAGATTCGAG TGAGTTGCCAGAATTCCTTGGTGGTTTATGCACATGTAGTGACAAGGGTGGTTGTCTTGGATCGAGCAAAGGGCCGTGGAATGATCCTTATATATTGAAG CTGATCCACAATTTGGAAGCTGGATGCGTGAGGGAAATCAAACCTATTTCTGAGGTGGACGAAAGAAGCAGCTCTTCCTTTCGGCTGGAACAGATGAAA TGGCAGGGCATGTTAAGTGATACATCAAATGCTGAATCAGGATCTGATGTTGATGATTTTGGTCCGTCATTTGTTCATAAAGTTTCTGACTATGGTTGCTTGACTCCAGTTCATGAGGAA